One segment of Ricinus communis isolate WT05 ecotype wild-type chromosome 8, ASM1957865v1, whole genome shotgun sequence DNA contains the following:
- the LOC8269639 gene encoding serine/threonine-protein kinase AGC1-5: MEPCLDDLTDDLQSISFASTATTTITTTTLHRSTSSGSSSSATLTPAPSTHTSKHHQSLCLSDLRFSLRLGSGDIGSVYLAELKKPDTSAASDITDSPIFAAKVMDKKELVSRSKEGRAKTEREILEMLDHPFLPCLYACIESQRWLCLLTEFCNGGDLHVLRQRQPLKRLEDSAVRFYASEVVVALEYLHMLGIVYRDLKPENVLVRSDGHIMLTDFDLSLKCDDSTSTPQIITSQNTPNAAPKNDYPIDHRPFTSSSCIIPNCIVPAVSCFHPKRKRKKKTGHRGGPEFVAEPVDVRSMSFVGTHEYLAPEIVSGEGHGSPVDWWTLGIFMFELFYGVTPFRGLDHELTLANIVARALEFPKEPAIPSTAKDLISQLLVKDPARRLGSTMGASAIKHHPFFQGVNWALLRCTRPPYVPPPYTKEIVSDESCPETPVEYY; encoded by the exons ATGGAGCCCTGTCTAGACGACTTAACCGACGACCTACAAAGCATAAGCTTTGCCTCCACCGCAACAACCACCATAACGACCACCACTCTCCACCGCAGCACAAGCTCCGGGTCCTCTTCCTCCGCCACACTCACGCCAGCGCCCTCCACACACACCTCGAAACACCATCAGTCCCTCTGTCTCTCCGATCTCCGCTTCTCTCTCCGCCTTGGCTCCGGTGACATAGGCTCTGTCTACTTAGCGGAGTTAAAAAAACCTGACACGTCAGCAGCATCAGATATAACGGACAGTCCGATATTCGCGGCGAAAGTAATGGATAAAAAGGAGTTAGTTAGCAGAAGTAAAGAAGGAAGGGCAAAAACGGAAAGAGAAATATTGGAAATGCTGGATCATCCATTTTTGCCATGTCTATACGCTTGTATTGAATCTCAACGTTGGCTTTGTTTGTTAACTGAGTTCTGTAACGGTGGTGACCTCCATGTTCTCCGTCAACGTCAGCCTCTTAAACGTCTCGAAGATTCCGCCGTCAG gtTCTACGCATCAGAGGTAGTGGTAGCTTTGGAGTATCTTCACATGTTGGGGATTGTTTACCGTGATCTTAAGCCGGAAAATGTGCTTGTCAGATCAGATGGTCACATAATGCTCACTGATTTTGACCTCTCGTTAAAATGTGATGATTCTACATCAACCCCTCAAATTATTACTAGCCAGAACACCCCAAATGCAGCCCCAAAAAATGACTACCCCATTGACCATCGTCCTTTCACTTCATCTTCATGCATTATCCCTAACTGTATAGTTCCAGCTGTATCATGCTTCCATCCAAAGCGCAAACGCAAGAAGAAGACAGGCCACCGTGGTGGGCCTGAGTTTGTGGCTGAGCCCGTCGATGTCCGGTCAATGTCATTTGTCGGGACCCATGAGTACTTGGCACCAGAGATTGTGTCCGGTGAAGGTCATGGTAGTCCTGTGGATTGGTGGACACTAGGGATATTTATGTTTGAACTATTTTATGGGGTCACACCCTTTAGAGGTCTGGACCATGAGTTAACTCTAGCTAACATTGTAGCTCGAGCACTTGAATTTCCTAAAGAACCTGCAATACCTTCCACAGCCAAGGACCTTATTTCACAACTACTGGTTAAAGATCCTGCCAGGAGATTAGGCTCCACTATGGGTGCATCTGCTATTAAGCACCATCCTTTCTTCCAAGGGGTCAATTGGGCATTGTTGAGATGCACACGTCCACCCTATGTTCCTCCCCCATACACCAAAGAAATTGTATCAGATGAAAGCTGTCCCGAGACACCTGTGGAATATTATTAG